The Medicago truncatula cultivar Jemalong A17 chromosome 4, MtrunA17r5.0-ANR, whole genome shotgun sequence genome includes a region encoding these proteins:
- the LOC25492778 gene encoding actin-depolymerizing factor 5 has protein sequence MAMAFKMATTGMWVTDECKNSFMEMKWKKVHRYIVFKIDEKTRLVTVDKVGGPGENYDDLAASLPNDDCRYAVFDFDFVTVDNCRKSKIFFIAWSPTASRIREKILYATSKDGLRRALDGISYELQATDPTEMGFDVIQDRAK, from the exons ATGGCTATGGCTTTCAAAATG GCTACTACTGGGATGTGGGTAACTGATGAGTGCAAAAACTCTTTCATGGAGATGAAGTGGAAGAAGGTGCATAGGTACATAGTTTTCAAGATCGATGAAAAAACAAGGCTTGTGACCGTTGACAAGGTTGGTGGTCCTGGAGAAAACTATGATGATCTAGCTGCTTCTTTGCCTAATGATGATTGTAGATATGCtgtctttgattttgattttgtcaCTGTTGACAACTGCCGTAAGAGCAAGATCTTCTTCATTGCATG GTCACCAACAGCATCAAGAATAAGAGAAAAGATACTATACGCAACATCAAAGGATGGGCTAAGAAGAGCTTTGGATGGAATCTCATATGAACTTCAAGCAACCGATCCAACTGAGATGGGATTCGATGTAATTCAAGACAGAGCCAAATAG